One Clupea harengus chromosome 12, Ch_v2.0.2, whole genome shotgun sequence DNA segment encodes these proteins:
- the fybb gene encoding FYN-binding protein 1 translates to MDNKTDVKAIMARFNSGPSPGDGPAAPGSRPKVPVHPTLSSGPPINAKKPVLESSLSGSAATSMPKPNFLKSTASTSSAPEIRESPKPKALANRFEAAQEDGKPSFAKQFPFRPKPGEAPQDSEPKSPFPKVPLHKPTLAGTMADPRPTIPKPPPAVAKPPWLKDTPKPEDSAAGLIPPKLPLAQKPKSSFNQIRQQQSDGPGPQKPLGVRAAQNTFFNKDRGEAKAEEGIDGDSAVGSKPPPPIFQKPALSKRPSELGLHAVIDDPSAPKRNPLPNIFALGSAPAKPNRPPNVNLDRFSKGMAAEPSAEGPGFRKGGPPPPPAAHPSSQAASSGPMPPALPLGLPPALPPCLPPRPPGAIIQPGPEDNYDDPGSMYPPPLPIGGNIFTLVFLWNVLIVIPSSFERAYCDPVFFGTQSATSLSTSCCWLSSHCVFPFLGHPGQRHEDSESDGEMYEDLDEKWAQMESKEQDKDKKKEKEEKKRLEQEKKEQKDRERKDNEARKKFKLTGPLQIIHKGKARVDCKGGKNELNLKQRESIDIIRIGDNPEGRWLARNQDGSYGYVKTDSVDIDFQSLKRLPGQIIDDPEVYDDIAPQNDIGSGVNGQGVILPPPPDDEGDDIYDDLEDPSLMNPDPQDTKSPPKARGFLQKFFRAPGNNTDVAPPAQFTERTSDIDEEIYDDVDSQGFPPPPPVSSLPKFKPKIEDKDPKRQKKLEKEEKDFRKRFKFEGEIQTLYQVIILPSLSCKKWGGKDLPLTPGEHLDVVVKAMDNKLVCRNSEGKFGYVSVSHIVVEDADIYDDIGDDCIYDND, encoded by the exons ATG GACAACAAGACAGACGTGAAGGCCATAATGGCTCGCTTCAATTCAGGACCATCCCCCGGTGATGGGCCAGCAGCACCTGGGAGTCGGCCGAAAGTCCCTGTGCACCCCACGCTCTCCTCTGGACCCCCTATCAATGCTAAGAAACCAGTGCTGGAGAGCAGCCTGTCCGGCAGCGCGGCCACCTCCATGCCCAAACCCAACTTCCTGAAGAGCACGGCGTCCACCAGCAGCGCCCCGGAGATACGCGAGTCACCAAAGCCCAAGGCGCTGGCGAACAGGTTCGAGGCAGCGCAAGAGGATGGCAAGCCGAGTTTTGCCAAACAGTTTCCCTTCAGGCCGAAGCCCGGCGAGGCCCCCCAGGACAGCGAGCCAAAGAGCCCCTTTCCCAAGGTGCCTCTGCACAAGCCAACACTGGCGGGGACGATGGCCGACCCCAGGCCGACTATCCCGAAGCCCCCCCCAGCAGTGGCCAAGCCGCCCTGGCTCAAAGACACCCCCAAGCCTGAGGACAGTGCTGCCGGCCTCATCCCACCAAAATTACCCCTCGCACAAAagcccaagagcagcttcaACCAGATCCGGCAGCAGCAGTCAGACGGGCCGGGACCACAGAAGCCCTTGGGAGTTCGGGCTGCTCAGAACACTTTTTTCAACAAAGACAGGGGGGAGGCCAAGGCAGAGGAAGGGATAGATGGCGATTCGGCAGTCGGGTCGAAGCCTCCACCTCCCATCTTCCAGAAGCCAGCCCTCAGCAAGAGGCCCAGTGAACTGGGGTTGCACGCAGTCATTGATGATCCCTCGGCCCCCAAAAGGAACCCTTTGCCCAACATTTTTGCCCTGGGTAGTGCCCCTGCTAAGCCCAACAGACCCCCAAACGTGAATCTGGACAGGTTCAGTAAAGGCATGGCAGCAGAGCCTTCAGCTGAGG GCCCCGGGTTCAGGAAAGGTGggcccccacctccacctgcgGCTCACCCCAGCAGTCAAGCAGCCTCCTCTGGGCCAATGCCCCCCGCACTGCCCCTTGGCCTgccccctgccctgcccccGTGCCTGCCCCCGAGACCTCCCGGAGCCAT AATACAGCCTGGGCCTGAAGACAACTATGATGACCCTGGATCCATGTACCCACCACCACTCCCAATAGGAGGTAATATCTTCACTTTAGTTTTTCTTTGGAACGTGCTTATTGTGATCCCGTCTTCTTTTGAACGTGCTTATTGTGATCCCGTCTTCTTTGGAAC ccaatcagctaCGAGT CTATCCACCTCATGTTGCTGGTTGAGCTCACATTGTGTCTTTCCTTTTCTAGGACACCCTGGTCAGAGACATGAG GACAGTGAAAGTGATGGGGAGATGTATGAGGATCTTGATGAGAAATG GGCGCAAATGGAGTCAAAggaacaagacaaagacaagaagaaagagaaagaggaaaagaaacggcttgaacaagaaaagaaagaacagaaagacCGTGAACGAAAAGATAACGAAGCCCGGAAGAAATTCAAG CTGACAGGTCCGCTGCAAATCATCCACAAAGGCAAAGCACGAGTAGACTGCAAAGGTGGCAAAAACGAGCTTAACCTGAAGCAGAGAGAATCCATCGACATCATCCGCATTGGGGACAACCCAGAGGGCCGCTGGCTTGCCAGGAATCAAGATGGCTCCT ATGGCTATGTGAAAACAGACTCAGTGGACATTGACTTCCAGAGTTTAAAACGACTTCCCGGCCAAATAATTGATGATCCTGAGGTGTATGATGACATTGCCCCACAAAATGATATTGGCAG TGGAGTCAATGGTCAAGGAG TCATCTTACCACCTCCACCTGATGATGAAGGGGACGATATATATGACGATTTGGAGGATCCAAGTTTAATGAA CCCGGACCCACAGGACACCAAGTCCCCTCCCAAAGCACGCGGCTTCCTTCAGAAGTTCTTCCGAGCCCCAGGCAACAATACTGA CGTGGCCCCTCCTGCACAGTTTACAGAGAGAACTTCTG ATATAGATGAAGAGATTTATGATGACGTGGATTCACAAggtttcccccctcctcctcccgtcTCTAG TCTGCCTAAATTTAAGCCAAAGATTGAAGACAAGGATCCCAAAAGGCAGAAGAAATTagaaaaggaggaaaaggaTTTCCGAAAGAGGTTCAAA TTTGAGGGTGAGATCCAGACCCTCTACCAAGTGATCATCCTCCCCTCGCTGTCTTGCAAAAAGTGGGGAGGCAAGGACCTGCCTTTAACACCTGGAGAACACCTGGATGTCGTCGTCAAAGCCATGGACAACAAGCTAGTCTGTAGGAACTCAGAGGGCAAAT ttgGATATGTTTCAGTCAGCCACATTGTAGTAGA GGATGCTGATATTTATGATGACATTGGGGATG ACTGTATCTATGACAACGACTGA